The genome window GGCGCAACAGCACGGCGGGGAACCGCCGGGGGACGCGGCGCCCGCTCCGGCCGCCTcctgcggcggcggggcggctgcggggcgggcgggctgcggcggcggcggcggcggggcggcgcggctgAGGCGCTTGCGGCGGCGGCGGAAGACGCCGTCGGCGAAGGTGTACTCGCTGCTGGGGTTGAGCATCCAGTAGTTGTCCTTGCCCCAGGGCCGCGCCGGGTCGCGCAGCACCTTGACGAAGCAGTCGTTGAGGGAGAGGTTGTGGCGCACCGAGTTGCGCCAGCCGGTGTAGGCGCCGCGGAAGAAGGGGAAGCGGCTCATCAGGTAGTCGTTGATCTCGGCCAGGGTCAGGCGGCCGCCGGCCGAGTCGCGGATGGCCATGGCGATCAGGGCGATGTAGGAGTAGGGCGGCTTCGGCCGCCGCGTGTAGGGCTTCCCCTTGGCGCTCtcggcaggcggcggcggcggcggttgcGGGGCGGGAGTCGGCGGCGGGGGGTGCCCCggcctcccggccccgccgccggggctgtTGACGGCGCAGTCGCCGTCCGAGCCCAGCTCGCTTTCAGCCGGCGCCGGGGAGAGGGAGCCGCTGCCTTCCTGATCGCTGCCGGCGCTCAGCTTGTCTTCGTAGTGCTGCGAGAACACCTCCAGCTTcatggcggcggcgccggcggcaCGCCCGGCTCTGCCGGGCGGGTGCGACCCCCGACCCTTGGCGCGGCGTCAAGGGCGGCGGGGGACGCCGAGGCGACCCGGGCGGAGGGTGTGAGGGGGTAGGTTTTTACCCCGGCTCCGGCTCGGACAGCTCGGCGGCGGCAGgcggggcagggcagcggggctCCGCGCCCGCCTCACCCGGCCGCCCCGGGGGTCGCTGGCGgggggctggccccttccccgccggcgggtgccctgctgccctcggcggggGACGGGGCGCTTCCTCCGGCTTCcacctccttctcccccaccGGGGCGCTCGCTCTCTTtccgcccccccctttttttttgtccttctcgCTCTTTACTCCGGCTGCTCCATGGGGCCGGAGGAGAGCGGGTTGCCGCAGAGGGGCGAGGAGGCCCCCGCGGAGCCGGtgcgagcgggcgggcgggcggctgccggAGCCGGCTCCTCTCCGCCTCCCCCCGAGCCCGGTCCTCCTCGGGGCCGCTGCCGATGTTACCGTCCGGCGGTCCCCGGGCGCGGGGAGAAGCTCTCGAGGGACGTCGGGGTTACTCCGCTTCTCCGGCTTCGGCCCCGCTTAGTGCCGGGACGCCGGGCTGGCTCCTCGCTGCGGCGCGGGCAGCAGCCGGGTTATTAGGGTTATTAGCGTTATTGTCATTATCTCTCTCTTCCCCTGTGGTTCTGTGTCTCTCCACCACTTTCAGACCAGCCCATTATAACGCCGGCGAGAGGCGGAGCCAGGACAAAGATCTGAAAGGGTGGTGGGTGGAGAAGCAAGGTAGCAAAGGTGGGTATGCGCTAATAAGCCGTATCAGAGCCGTAATTAGCTGAGATGACAGCGAGGTCTTGTTGGAAAGTTATTTTACGAAACTTGTTTGTATTTTCTCCTGCCAGGTCCCTCCCCTTCCCGGGTATTTCGAATGAAGCCGCAGTTCGGCGCGACTTCGCAGAGCCGGGCCCGCCTCCCAGGTGTAAAATGCAGAATGACTTATAGGTGGCAGAGCAGAACCTGTTAcatgcagtgatttattttaatagcgCCGTATATAGCAACAAGTTGTAATGTGACAGCTCAACAACCTGTTGGAAAATAATGCACGGCTTCGCCGTTGTGAATTCCTAATGATTTATGTAGCCTGACAAAGTCATTTCGGTCCTGGCCCCTCTTTCCTTCTGTCATAACCACACCCGGTGAAGGGGTAAATGGGAACAGGTAGGCAATGCTGTGGGCTTTTGCTACGGGAGAATCAGTCAAAACCTTCACCTTAGTTTTAAGTGTGTTAATGTACGTATAGTAGCGTTGCTTGATCTCTTCCGGATAGTGTGTTTGTAACCTCTCTGTTACAACTGTCGCTGTCCAATAAAatcttttattgtgtttttagaATGTGACTTTGCTTTAacgttttttttttgcatgttgtggttttttagctgggataaagttaattttcttcctagtaggtgctgtgttttggatttagtatgagaataatgtcgATAACACATACTATTTTAGTTggtgctaagtaatgcttatattaagtcaaggactttttcagcttccagtagaagctgagagggagcatagataGGACAAGCTGTCCAAAGGAACAttccatgctcagtatataaatgacaTCTATAGTAT of Rissa tridactyla isolate bRisTri1 chromosome 2, bRisTri1.patW.cur.20221130, whole genome shotgun sequence contains these proteins:
- the FOXQ1 gene encoding forkhead box protein Q1 — protein: MKLEVFSQHYEDKLSAGSDQEGSGSLSPAPAESELGSDGDCAVNSPGGGAGRPGHPPPPTPAPQPPPPPPAESAKGKPYTRRPKPPYSYIALIAMAIRDSAGGRLTLAEINDYLMSRFPFFRGAYTGWRNSVRHNLSLNDCFVKVLRDPARPWGKDNYWMLNPSSEYTFADGVFRRRRKRLSRAAPPPPPPQPARPAAAPPPQEAAGAGAASPGGSPPCCCASSPCRCAPGPADKEAAAAGGGASASAAGSGGAKFSSSFAIESLLRRPAGPRTAPQPPPPAHVRLLWPPPPAPPHLLPGPYPLLPYPPAAQPPPAAAALYGGGLLQLCAYGLGEPPPPPLLLAGGRQALAPGEPPERPRAPLFPAVLPKGGRGPPPGSPLYGPLRLAGPLETPLA